One Rosa chinensis cultivar Old Blush chromosome 3, RchiOBHm-V2, whole genome shotgun sequence DNA window includes the following coding sequences:
- the LOC112192359 gene encoding uncharacterized protein LOC112192359: protein MSSPSPWQDDEMESSSMDEQCDSRMFNWCEVTQTEVHEGPYPPISQCYDLLIRLTVIMQAGAFMIDTNPPHSFLHNFLKEPGILGESKIWVNFTSIDKQHQSLKDLMFSLCFMGVEQKDCRDIAVEILNKVQPAIPLPQLAIDVTVRLMCSELYGRFDGFDDMRLYRYAKKSWDDYRAATTSCTGSHMPPSSCAVCLEDFGGGVDAKMIARLPCLHYFHAACTAQWVNIRRTCPVCRTQMMPLVCDGNEPFNPNPIWPV from the exons ATGAGTAGTCCGAGTCCCTGGCAGGATGATGAAATGGAAAG TTCGAGCATGGATGAGCAGTGTGATTCCAGGATGTTTAACTGGTGTGAAGTGACGCAAACAGAAGTACATGAGGGACCCTATCCGCCAATATCACAATGCTACGACTTGCTCATCAGATTAACAGTCATCATGCAAGCGGGGGCTTTTATGATAGACACCAATCCACCTCATtcttttcttcataattttctgaAGGAACCAGGTATATTAGGGGAATCAAAGATTTGGGTCAACTTCACCTCTATAGACAAACAACATCAGAGCCTGAAGGACTTGATGTTTTCGCTTTGTTTCATGGGCGTTGAGCAAAAAGACTGCCGAGATATTGCTGTAGAAATATTAAATAAAGTTCAACCGGCCATCCCACTTCCCCAGTTGGCTATTGATGTGACCGTAAGGCTCATGTGTTCTGAATTGTATGGAAGATTTGACGGTTTTGATGATATGCGCTTGTATCGCTATGCAAAGAAATCATGGGACGACTATAGGGCTGCTACTACCTCCTGCACTGGTTCTCATATGCCTCCATCATCATGTGCTGTTTGTTTGGAGGATTTTGGAGGTGGAGTTGATGCTAAAATGATTGCTCGTTTGCCTTGCTTACATTATTTTCATGCAGCTTGCACTGCCCAGTGGGTTAATATCCGTCGCACGTGCCCCGTGTGCCGAACCCAAATGATGCCACTTGTATGTGATGGAAATGAACCCTTCAATCCTAACCCCATCTGGCCTGTATGA